The Neisseria yangbaofengii genome contains a region encoding:
- the glyS gene encoding glycine--tRNA ligase subunit beta has translation MMTQTLLIELLTEELPPKALNNLGNHFAASIAEGLEKAQLIDGEVKFTAYASPRRLAVQVKNVKSVQVDQQIVKKGPAVANAMKNGAPTKALEGFARGAGAKIEDLKIINDGKQDVYAYEYTQAGKPLGGLLEDIINQAVKKLPIPKVMRWGSSTFTFVRPVHSLIVLHGADVVNASILGLQSGNATLGHRFLSDGVITIQQADSYAGQLRTEGKVIASFAERKAAIQTALNQQAGRLNATVAADDSLLEEVTALVEWPVVLEAGFEEHFLTVPQECLILTMQQNQKYFPLLDASGKLMNRFLLVSNLEAANPSNIISGNERVLRARLADAEFFYQQDQKATLESRLPKLSQVVYHNKLGNQAERIERLAAISRHIAESLDADAAAAERATRLSKADLVTEMVGEFPELQGTMGKYYARLDGETEEIANAIEQHYQPRFAGDALPEGKVATAAALSDKLETLVGIWGIGLIPTGDKDPYALRRSALGILRMVMQNDLNVNELIQTAFAAFPQGLLNANTPSEVAEFMQARLAVLLQNDYPQDIVAAVLAKNPSRLNDVEAKLQAVAAFKALPEAAALTAANKRVQNLLKKADAELGTVNESLLQQDEEKALFAAARDLQPKIAAALAQGDFQTALTELAAIKPQVDAFFDGVMVMADDTAVKQNRLALLDQLAGQMNAVADIALLSE, from the coding sequence ATGATGACCCAAACCCTCCTAATCGAACTCTTAACCGAAGAACTCCCGCCGAAAGCCTTGAACAATCTGGGCAACCATTTTGCCGCTTCCATTGCCGAAGGATTGGAAAAAGCGCAACTGATTGACGGCGAAGTAAAATTTACCGCCTATGCCTCGCCCCGCCGTTTGGCCGTACAGGTGAAAAACGTGAAGTCTGTTCAGGTCGATCAGCAGATTGTGAAAAAAGGCCCTGCTGTGGCCAACGCCATGAAAAACGGCGCACCGACCAAAGCACTGGAAGGCTTTGCCCGTGGCGCGGGGGCTAAAATCGAGGATTTGAAAATCATCAACGACGGTAAACAAGATGTCTATGCCTATGAATACACGCAGGCCGGCAAGCCTTTAGGTGGATTGTTGGAGGACATCATTAATCAGGCAGTAAAAAAGCTGCCGATTCCGAAAGTGATGCGTTGGGGCAGCAGCACCTTTACCTTTGTGCGTCCGGTGCACAGCCTGATTGTGCTGCACGGCGCCGATGTGGTGAACGCGAGCATTTTGGGCTTGCAAAGCGGCAATGCCACTTTAGGTCACCGCTTCCTTTCAGACGGCGTGATCACCATTCAACAGGCCGACAGTTATGCCGGACAACTGCGTACTGAAGGCAAAGTGATTGCTTCGTTTGCGGAGCGCAAAGCTGCGATTCAGACGGCTTTGAACCAACAAGCAGGCCGTCTGAACGCTACCGTAGCGGCCGACGACAGCTTATTGGAAGAAGTGACCGCATTGGTGGAATGGCCGGTGGTATTGGAAGCCGGTTTTGAAGAACATTTCTTGACCGTGCCGCAAGAATGCCTGATTCTGACTATGCAGCAAAACCAAAAATACTTCCCGCTCTTAGATGCTTCGGGCAAGCTGATGAACCGCTTCCTATTGGTGTCCAACCTTGAAGCCGCCAACCCTTCGAACATCATTTCCGGCAACGAGCGCGTGTTGCGCGCGCGTTTGGCCGATGCCGAATTTTTCTATCAACAAGACCAAAAAGCCACGCTGGAAAGCCGTCTGCCTAAGCTTTCACAAGTGGTTTACCACAATAAACTGGGCAACCAAGCCGAACGCATTGAGCGTTTGGCTGCCATCAGCCGCCATATCGCCGAAAGTTTGGACGCAGATGCCGCCGCTGCCGAACGCGCTACCCGTTTGTCAAAAGCTGATTTGGTGACCGAAATGGTGGGCGAATTCCCTGAATTACAAGGCACGATGGGCAAATACTATGCCCGCTTGGACGGCGAAACCGAAGAAATCGCCAATGCCATCGAGCAACACTATCAACCGCGTTTTGCAGGCGATGCGCTGCCGGAAGGCAAAGTCGCCACTGCCGCCGCATTATCCGACAAACTGGAAACCTTGGTCGGCATTTGGGGCATCGGTCTGATTCCGACCGGCGACAAAGACCCATACGCCCTGCGTCGCTCGGCTTTGGGTATTTTGCGCATGGTGATGCAAAACGATTTGAACGTTAACGAGCTGATTCAGACGGCCTTTGCCGCATTCCCGCAAGGTTTGCTCAATGCCAATACGCCGTCTGAAGTGGCTGAATTTATGCAGGCTCGTTTGGCTGTGTTGCTGCAAAACGATTATCCGCAAGACATCGTGGCCGCAGTATTGGCGAAAAACCCAAGCCGTCTGAACGATGTGGAAGCCAAGCTGCAAGCCGTGGCTGCATTTAAAGCGCTGCCGGAAGCCGCTGCACTGACCGCTGCCAACAAACGCGTGCAAAATCTGCTGAAAAAAGCCGATGCCGAATTGGGCACTGTCAACGAAAGCCTGTTGCAGCAAGACGAAGAAAAAGCCTTATTTGCCGCCGCACGCGATTTACAGCCGAAAATCGCCGCCGCCCTTGCCCAAGGTGATTTTCAGACGGCCTTGACCGAATTGGCCGCCATTAAGCCGCAAGTCGATGCCTTCTTTGACGGTGTGATGGTGATGGCTGACGATACCGCCGTCAAACAAAACCGCTTGGCTTTGCTGGACCAATTGGCCGGGCAGATGAATGCAGTGGCCGATATTGCTTTGTTGAGCGAATAA
- a CDS encoding glycosyltransferase family 4 protein produces the protein MKKNLFKSMIKSTVRALWKTIFKPLVKNFPDTPLKQRLIRAGGKIERREWWPKPPKNKHQEHHGHNLNSFLIEELRDLGSIEPALQPSRDFLNQLSQNTHRPWPNLENNSYGEAYGLLMRHLQILDYDVVFLAPWLKRGGADLGLLHHINAQHEKGMKVLLITTENTESTWIDRLPASTVHLNFYEFASKLNLYKSEELLARLLLQIPAQSIHNINCALGWGVFKRYGHQLKSMNKKLFASVFCEDEYEPNIYFGYAHYLPETFRVMTGIFCDTKWYPEEQNKLTGLGALMKTVYFPFLGKLHPYAGSSLSKAPILWASRIAKQKRPELLYQIAKAMPEQEFHVYGESERVCRKELEQLQALENVKYFGKYDSFAQITSTQQYAAFLYTSQYDGLPNVLIEAIANGLPVISYNVGGISELIHEHTLLSDNDCFETNLRRIKQILTDKTLLQQTWQHSHDILANRHSWNSFVNTLENIDDYFPPLSRADYQRCYTDFRILSRPQTY, from the coding sequence ATGAAAAAAAACTTATTCAAATCTATGATTAAATCTACCGTGCGTGCGCTCTGGAAAACTATTTTCAAACCGTTGGTTAAGAATTTTCCTGATACACCACTTAAACAACGGCTAATTCGTGCAGGTGGTAAAATTGAACGTCGGGAATGGTGGCCAAAACCACCTAAAAACAAGCATCAGGAACATCATGGTCATAATCTCAATTCTTTCCTGATTGAAGAATTACGTGATTTAGGATCTATTGAGCCTGCACTACAACCAAGCCGCGACTTTCTTAACCAATTATCACAAAACACTCACCGCCCTTGGCCGAATCTAGAAAATAACAGTTATGGAGAAGCCTATGGACTACTTATGCGACATCTCCAAATTTTAGATTACGATGTAGTTTTTCTTGCACCTTGGCTAAAACGTGGTGGCGCAGACCTCGGCTTACTGCACCACATTAATGCACAACACGAAAAAGGTATGAAAGTTTTACTGATCACTACCGAAAATACAGAATCAACATGGATTGATCGCTTACCCGCCTCAACAGTCCATCTGAATTTTTACGAGTTTGCTTCTAAGCTCAACCTTTATAAATCTGAAGAACTGCTGGCTCGCCTATTATTACAAATACCTGCTCAAAGTATTCATAATATCAACTGTGCACTAGGCTGGGGAGTGTTCAAAAGATATGGCCACCAATTAAAATCTATGAATAAGAAACTGTTTGCCAGCGTTTTTTGTGAAGACGAATATGAGCCAAATATTTATTTCGGTTATGCCCACTATCTTCCTGAAACTTTTCGTGTGATGACAGGTATATTCTGTGATACAAAATGGTATCCCGAAGAACAAAACAAACTTACCGGCCTAGGTGCTCTAATGAAAACTGTATACTTCCCATTTTTGGGAAAACTCCACCCGTATGCCGGATCATCCTTGTCTAAAGCACCAATTTTATGGGCCAGTCGCATCGCCAAACAAAAACGCCCTGAGCTACTATATCAAATTGCAAAGGCCATGCCTGAGCAGGAGTTCCATGTTTACGGTGAATCTGAGCGTGTTTGTCGAAAAGAATTAGAGCAATTACAGGCACTTGAAAATGTAAAATACTTTGGCAAATATGACTCATTCGCCCAGATTACAAGTACGCAACAATATGCCGCTTTCCTCTATACCTCACAATACGACGGTCTACCCAACGTATTGATTGAAGCCATTGCTAACGGCCTACCGGTTATTTCTTACAATGTGGGTGGCATTAGTGAGTTAATTCATGAACATACGCTGCTTTCCGACAACGACTGCTTTGAAACTAACCTGCGCCGTATTAAGCAAATATTGACAGACAAAACTCTACTGCAACAGACTTGGCAACACAGCCACGATATTCTGGCAAACCGCCACAGTTGGAACAGTTTTGTCAACACATTGGAAAACATTGATGACTATTTCCCACCACTATCAAGAGCCGATTATCAACGTTGCTACACCGATTTCCGCATTTTATCGAGACCGCAAACATATTGA
- a CDS encoding glycosyltransferase family 2 protein, with protein MSSPTLTKKTLPPATIIMTFHGEGVYAHKSLLGFQRIRNYSATQGNHVNLICILDCAEEFTAQTVKNYLHGHGSSHDLIIETNNASLSASRNIGIDHTQTEYVGFLDGDDFFSANWVQESVNLQLRSDKAVLCMPGHVLSFGKHTGIQTIVPSREIPEAQMMNNHYWVSSSFSRTDLYRQIPYNETIGKKTKFSFEDWDFNLRCIAAGVEIRPVEQTYLFYRRRENSMLQEHLQFNSMIPPSEFFKKVNL; from the coding sequence ATGTCATCTCCTACATTGACAAAAAAAACGTTACCTCCAGCTACTATAATTATGACCTTCCACGGTGAAGGTGTCTATGCTCACAAAAGTCTACTTGGCTTCCAGCGCATCCGTAACTATTCGGCTACTCAAGGAAACCATGTTAATTTGATCTGCATTCTTGATTGCGCCGAAGAATTTACTGCTCAAACTGTAAAAAATTATCTTCATGGCCACGGTAGTAGCCATGACCTAATTATTGAAACCAACAATGCTTCACTATCCGCCTCACGTAATATCGGCATAGATCATACCCAAACAGAATACGTCGGTTTTTTGGATGGTGATGATTTTTTTAGTGCTAACTGGGTACAAGAATCTGTAAACCTACAGCTCCGTAGTGATAAAGCCGTATTATGTATGCCCGGCCACGTGTTAAGTTTTGGTAAACATACTGGTATTCAGACCATAGTTCCCAGCCGCGAAATTCCTGAAGCACAAATGATGAACAACCATTATTGGGTATCTTCTTCATTCAGTCGTACTGATTTATACCGTCAAATTCCATATAACGAAACAATTGGTAAAAAAACTAAATTTTCATTTGAGGATTGGGATTTCAATTTACGTTGCATTGCGGCTGGCGTCGAAATTCGCCCAGTAGAACAAACCTACCTGTTTTACCGTCGACGCGAAAATTCAATGTTACAGGAACATCTCCAATTCAACTCTATGATTCCGCCATCTGAATTTTTCAAAAAAGTCAACTTATGA
- a CDS encoding glycosyltransferase family 2 protein yields MKQSGTPLVTVMIPYYNCGKYIAETLESVDSQHYPNLEIVVVDDGSNTTEATQLDNILKNYPHIHLIRQDNKGLSAARNAASRIAKGSYYLFLDADDLILPDYISECVAVLEGRPDCKLVYPQTEFFDAQTGLWKLPPYKNLKKLLEGNHIPAIALHRAEDFHRLGGFDENLKSHEDWDLWIRMLEYGGEAHQIDRILFRYRRRQDQSSLSNHLINQTEAVKASWQDVYIKHGCLFNKHGLGYYDLIHDLRKQSKQSLLKKLINCLKGKQN; encoded by the coding sequence ATGAAACAAAGCGGTACACCACTTGTTACGGTGATGATTCCCTATTACAACTGTGGGAAATACATTGCAGAAACGCTTGAATCAGTCGATAGTCAACATTATCCAAACTTGGAAATCGTTGTTGTTGATGACGGTTCCAATACTACGGAAGCAACACAGCTTGATAATATCCTAAAAAACTATCCGCATATTCATTTGATACGTCAAGACAATAAAGGCTTATCTGCTGCCCGCAATGCTGCTTCTCGGATTGCAAAGGGTTCTTACTACCTGTTTCTCGACGCAGATGATCTAATACTGCCTGATTACATTTCCGAATGTGTAGCGGTATTAGAAGGTAGGCCTGATTGTAAGCTGGTATATCCTCAAACCGAATTTTTCGATGCTCAAACAGGCCTATGGAAATTACCTCCTTATAAAAATCTGAAAAAACTACTAGAAGGCAATCATATACCTGCTATTGCCCTACATCGTGCTGAAGATTTCCACAGGCTTGGTGGATTTGATGAAAACTTAAAATCTCACGAAGATTGGGATCTATGGATAAGGATGCTTGAATACGGCGGAGAAGCACACCAAATAGATCGTATCTTATTTCGTTACCGTCGCCGACAAGACCAATCTTCCCTTAGCAACCACTTGATTAACCAAACGGAAGCTGTAAAAGCAAGTTGGCAAGATGTATATATTAAGCACGGCTGTCTTTTCAACAAACACGGACTTGGTTATTACGATTTGATACACGACCTAAGAAAACAATCGAAACAATCTCTCCTGAAAAAACTGATAAACTGCCTAAAAGGCAAACAAAACTGA
- the msbA gene encoding lipid A export permease/ATP-binding protein MsbA, whose translation MIEKLTFGLFTKEDSHNFMRLMKYVYPYKMRIFFGLLAITGVAFTESYLAAFIAPLVNQGFAPPQSPPMFQTSGQWYDNLLHLKNQINYAIWGTENKVWAVPVFFIFLIVVRGICRFASSYLLSWVGAVATYSLRQDLFTKMLLLSSKDQQEAQSGTISNRFVMQAVAVMNNASNVFITLTRDTLIVIGLICVLLYLNWQLSLVVLLMFPVLSWLSRYYRDRLKDIQFGAQAGIAHMINVVNETHLGHRVVKMFGGYGEAQKRFAFVNDKILRVTKKITHASAARSPISELIASLALAVVIFIALWQSQSGVTTIGEFMAFIVAMLQMVSPIKNLSNISIPMQAMFLAADDICQFLDTKNEPDNGKLVANRAYGSLKFENITVQYGDQSRPALDNFNLNIRPGEKVAFVGRSGSGKTTAVNLLPRFVTPKSGKILLDGTDIEDYTLESLRSQFALVSQDVFLFDDTLYNNILYSRPNATEKEVENSLKAANLWDFVQQNPQGWNMPIGSNGNQLSGGQRQRVSIARAILKDAPILLLDEATSALDNESERLVQQALENLMHGRTSIIVAHRLTTIEQADRIIVMDDGHIIEQGNHNELMAKGGYYAALSHMPKINE comes from the coding sequence ATGATTGAAAAACTGACCTTCGGCTTATTTACCAAAGAGGATTCACATAATTTCATGCGTCTGATGAAATATGTCTATCCCTATAAAATGCGAATTTTCTTCGGATTACTCGCTATCACAGGCGTAGCATTTACTGAAAGTTATTTAGCAGCATTTATTGCGCCTCTAGTCAATCAAGGCTTCGCACCACCACAATCCCCTCCGATGTTCCAGACAAGCGGGCAGTGGTACGATAATTTGCTCCACTTAAAAAATCAAATTAATTATGCTATTTGGGGTACAGAAAACAAAGTTTGGGCAGTACCTGTATTCTTCATTTTCCTAATTGTGGTACGCGGTATCTGTCGTTTTGCCAGTTCCTATTTACTGTCATGGGTAGGTGCTGTAGCCACTTATTCACTAAGGCAAGATTTATTTACCAAAATGCTGCTGCTCTCTTCGAAAGACCAACAGGAAGCACAATCGGGAACGATCTCAAACCGCTTTGTTATGCAAGCAGTTGCAGTGATGAATAATGCCAGTAATGTATTCATAACGCTTACACGCGATACTTTGATTGTAATTGGCCTTATTTGCGTATTGCTTTACCTAAACTGGCAGCTTAGCTTAGTAGTCCTGTTAATGTTTCCGGTATTATCTTGGCTTTCTCGCTACTATCGTGACCGTCTGAAAGATATTCAGTTTGGTGCGCAGGCTGGCATTGCTCATATGATTAATGTAGTAAATGAAACACACTTAGGCCACCGAGTAGTAAAAATGTTTGGTGGTTATGGAGAAGCCCAAAAACGCTTTGCATTCGTCAATGACAAAATCCTGCGCGTAACCAAAAAAATCACCCATGCCTCCGCAGCACGTTCGCCTATTAGCGAACTCATTGCCTCACTAGCCTTGGCAGTCGTGATTTTTATTGCTCTTTGGCAAAGTCAGAGTGGTGTTACTACCATCGGTGAATTTATGGCTTTTATTGTAGCCATGCTGCAAATGGTTAGTCCGATTAAGAATCTTTCAAACATCAGCATTCCTATGCAAGCAATGTTTTTGGCTGCAGATGATATCTGTCAATTTCTTGACACTAAAAATGAGCCTGACAATGGCAAGTTAGTAGCCAATCGTGCGTATGGTAGCCTGAAATTTGAAAATATCACTGTCCAATATGGCGACCAATCCAGACCTGCATTAGATAACTTCAATCTGAATATTCGTCCAGGTGAAAAAGTAGCCTTTGTTGGCCGTTCAGGTAGCGGAAAAACTACTGCTGTTAATCTATTGCCGCGTTTCGTTACCCCTAAATCAGGTAAAATTCTGCTTGATGGTACTGACATTGAGGACTATACCCTCGAAAGCTTACGCAGCCAGTTTGCACTGGTTTCACAAGACGTATTTCTATTTGACGATACCCTATACAACAACATTCTTTACAGCCGTCCAAATGCAACTGAGAAAGAAGTAGAAAATTCTTTAAAAGCCGCCAACTTATGGGACTTTGTACAACAAAACCCACAAGGCTGGAATATGCCTATTGGCAGTAACGGTAATCAATTATCAGGAGGGCAGCGTCAGCGAGTCTCTATCGCACGCGCCATCTTAAAAGATGCGCCGATTTTGCTTTTAGATGAAGCCACCAGCGCACTGGACAATGAATCTGAACGCCTTGTCCAACAAGCTCTTGAAAATCTTATGCACGGTCGCACGAGCATCATTGTTGCTCATCGCTTAACCACCATCGAACAAGCTGATCGCATTATTGTGATGGATGACGGACATATTATTGAGCAAGGTAACCACAACGAATTGATGGCCAAAGGTGGCTATTATGCAGCATTAAGCCATATGCCTAAAATCAATGAATAA
- the glyQ gene encoding glycine--tRNA ligase subunit alpha produces MLTFQQIIFKLQTFWADKGCTLIQPFDMEVGAGTSHPATCLRALGPEPWYAAYVQPSRRPKDGRYGNNPNRLQHYYQFQVALKPAPADIQDLYLDSLRELGIDPKVHDIRFVEDDWENPTLGAWGLGWEVWLNGMEVTQFTYFQQVGGIDCSPVLGEITYGIERLAMYLQGVENVYDLVWSHTPDGQAVTYGDVYRQNEVEQSTYNFEYSDAEWLLRQFNDYEAQAKRLLDIDDISLALPAYELVLKAGHTFNLLDARGAISVTERATYIGRIRTLSRTVAQKFVASREQLGFPLIKNEAA; encoded by the coding sequence ATGCTGACTTTCCAACAAATCATCTTCAAATTGCAAACCTTCTGGGCCGATAAAGGCTGCACCTTAATCCAACCTTTCGACATGGAAGTCGGCGCCGGCACCAGCCACCCTGCCACCTGCCTGCGCGCACTCGGCCCCGAGCCTTGGTATGCCGCCTATGTGCAACCGAGCCGCCGCCCGAAAGACGGCCGCTACGGCAACAACCCCAACCGCCTGCAACACTACTACCAATTCCAAGTCGCCCTAAAACCGGCACCGGCCGATATTCAAGATTTGTATCTCGACTCATTACGCGAACTGGGCATCGATCCGAAAGTACACGACATCCGCTTTGTTGAAGACGACTGGGAAAACCCGACCTTGGGCGCATGGGGCTTGGGCTGGGAAGTATGGCTCAACGGCATGGAAGTTACCCAGTTTACCTATTTCCAACAAGTCGGCGGCATTGACTGTTCGCCGGTTTTGGGCGAAATCACCTACGGTATCGAACGCTTGGCGATGTATCTACAAGGCGTAGAAAATGTGTATGACTTGGTTTGGTCACACACTCCCGACGGCCAAGCGGTAACTTATGGTGATGTGTACCGTCAAAACGAAGTCGAACAATCTACCTACAACTTCGAATACAGCGATGCCGAATGGCTGCTGCGCCAATTTAACGACTACGAAGCCCAAGCCAAACGCCTGCTGGACATCGACGACATCAGCCTTGCCCTGCCTGCTTACGAATTGGTGTTGAAAGCCGGTCATACCTTTAACCTGCTTGATGCACGTGGAGCCATTTCTGTTACCGAGCGCGCCACCTACATCGGCCGTATCCGCACCTTGAGCCGCACCGTGGCACAAAAATTCGTGGCAAGCCGTGAGCAACTGGGCTTTCCATTGATTAAAAACGAAGCAGCATAA
- a CDS encoding OmpA family protein, with the protein MSDNDDHKEQRLGLWIAGGAAALATVVTLFFSVWGWETGKIEGSPNYGQTEMAAHDHAVAGLAHNLADDAAAVFVENGIVKFYFATGKSDLAAGAEEALKDVLAGVKNGQKAVVSGFHDSTGNQAFNEQLSKDRALAVKKALMGFGVAEEQIELRKPADTEGSGNNAEARRVEVVLE; encoded by the coding sequence ATGTCGGATAATGATGATCACAAAGAACAACGTCTGGGTTTATGGATCGCCGGCGGTGCGGCGGCCTTGGCAACGGTAGTGACCTTGTTCTTTTCTGTTTGGGGTTGGGAAACCGGTAAAATCGAAGGTTCGCCGAATTATGGCCAAACCGAAATGGCTGCGCATGACCATGCTGTTGCAGGGCTGGCACATAATCTTGCTGATGACGCGGCAGCAGTATTTGTGGAAAACGGTATCGTGAAATTTTACTTTGCAACCGGCAAATCTGATTTGGCTGCCGGTGCGGAAGAAGCGTTGAAAGATGTATTGGCCGGTGTGAAAAACGGTCAAAAAGCAGTGGTATCCGGTTTTCATGATTCGACCGGTAACCAGGCGTTTAACGAGCAATTGTCTAAAGACCGTGCCTTGGCAGTGAAAAAAGCCTTGATGGGCTTCGGTGTAGCAGAAGAGCAAATTGAATTGCGTAAACCTGCGGATACCGAAGGCAGCGGCAATAATGCGGAAGCGCGCCGTGTGGAAGTGGTGTTAGAATAA
- a CDS encoding cation:proton antiporter, translated as MHEFSLAHVVIVLLVSVITVIYCRKFNIPSMLGYLLVGFIAGPGMFNLIPKSHATDYLGEIGIVFLMFSIGLEFSLPKLKAMKKLVFGLGGLQVVISMLAIMGILMLMGTPFNWAFAVSGALAMSSTAIVSRILSEKTELGQPHGQMSMGVLLMQDIAVVPLMILIPALAGGSEGNLWAELGWAALKMMVTLGVLFFIGNKVMSPWFRMVAKRKSSELFMINVLLVTLGVAYLTELEGLSLALGAFVAGMLLSETEYRFQVEDDIRPFRDILLGFFFITVGMKLDIQALINNWQMILALLVMLVMLKSLIVFLIAFRMKHPVGDSMKAALYLAQGGEFGFVMLSISSKINMVSPELEQAATAAVLLSMIIAPFLLGSSDKIINRFIKSNWDMKALDLHHMLVETMSKSDHVLIIGFGRGGQTVGRILAQENIPYFALDLDVERIQVARSAGEPVAFGDAKRREVLEAAGLGRAKMVVLTLNNMAEAKHVVNNIVSLHPTMPVYARAINDDYVKSLTEMGVEEAVSDTKETSLALASYAMLANGSPYSHVHQTIMNIRRSGYAFLEDLFVGSDDETIFSEEHKHICRHAFALTGEAYAIDHPVCDLPLADLGIKLLFVRRSASRIEDFDSDFTLASGDILVVAGPQEKIISFENWSLQGEA; from the coding sequence ATGCATGAATTTTCCCTTGCGCATGTCGTCATCGTTCTGCTGGTTTCGGTCATCACCGTTATCTATTGCCGCAAATTCAATATTCCTTCCATGCTCGGCTATCTGTTGGTCGGCTTTATCGCCGGCCCGGGCATGTTCAACCTGATTCCGAAAAGCCACGCCACAGATTATTTGGGTGAAATCGGTATTGTATTTTTGATGTTCAGCATCGGCTTGGAATTTTCGCTGCCGAAACTCAAAGCGATGAAGAAACTGGTGTTCGGCTTGGGCGGCTTGCAAGTTGTCATCAGCATGTTGGCGATTATGGGCATTTTGATGCTGATGGGCACGCCGTTTAACTGGGCGTTTGCCGTCAGCGGCGCATTGGCGATGTCGTCCACCGCGATTGTGAGCCGCATTTTGTCGGAAAAAACCGAATTGGGGCAGCCCCACGGCCAAATGTCGATGGGTGTTTTGCTGATGCAGGATATTGCAGTGGTGCCGCTGATGATTCTGATTCCGGCGCTGGCGGGCGGCAGCGAAGGCAATTTGTGGGCAGAACTGGGCTGGGCAGCCCTGAAAATGATGGTGACGCTCGGTGTGCTGTTCTTTATCGGCAACAAAGTGATGTCGCCTTGGTTCCGCATGGTGGCAAAACGCAAGTCGTCTGAATTGTTCATGATCAACGTATTGCTGGTGACATTGGGCGTGGCCTACCTGACCGAACTGGAAGGTTTGTCACTGGCTTTGGGCGCATTTGTCGCCGGCATGTTGCTGTCGGAAACCGAATACCGCTTCCAAGTGGAAGACGATATCCGCCCGTTCCGCGACATTCTGCTCGGCTTTTTCTTCATCACCGTCGGCATGAAACTGGATATTCAAGCGCTGATTAATAATTGGCAGATGATTTTGGCGTTGCTGGTGATGCTGGTGATGCTGAAATCATTGATTGTGTTCCTGATTGCCTTCCGTATGAAACATCCGGTCGGCGACAGCATGAAGGCTGCGTTGTATTTGGCACAAGGCGGCGAGTTTGGCTTTGTAATGTTGTCGATTTCGAGCAAAATCAACATGGTTTCGCCCGAATTGGAACAAGCCGCTACTGCTGCCGTGTTGTTGTCAATGATCATCGCGCCGTTCTTACTGGGCAGCAGCGATAAAATCATCAACCGCTTCATCAAATCCAACTGGGACATGAAAGCACTGGATTTGCATCATATGCTGGTCGAGACCATGAGCAAATCCGACCATGTTTTGATCATCGGCTTCGGACGGGGTGGTCAAACTGTCGGCCGTATTTTGGCACAGGAAAATATCCCCTACTTCGCGCTGGATTTGGATGTCGAACGGATCCAAGTTGCCCGCAGCGCAGGCGAACCGGTAGCATTCGGCGATGCCAAACGACGCGAAGTGCTGGAAGCAGCAGGACTGGGGCGCGCCAAAATGGTGGTTCTGACGCTCAACAATATGGCCGAAGCCAAACATGTGGTGAACAACATTGTTTCCCTGCATCCTACCATGCCGGTTTATGCACGCGCCATTAACGACGATTACGTCAAAAGCCTGACTGAAATGGGCGTGGAAGAAGCCGTTTCCGACACCAAAGAAACCAGTTTGGCCTTAGCCAGCTATGCCATGTTGGCCAATGGATCACCCTACAGCCATGTTCATCAAACCATTATGAACATCCGCCGCAGCGGCTATGCCTTCTTGGAAGACTTATTCGTCGGCAGTGATGACGAAACCATTTTCTCCGAAGAACACAAACATATCTGCCGCCATGCCTTTGCACTGACCGGTGAAGCCTACGCCATTGACCATCCCGTGTGCGATTTGCCTTTGGCTGATTTAGGCATCAAATTATTGTTTGTCCGCCGCAGTGCCAGCCGTATTGAAGATTTTGACTCGGATTTCACTCTGGCTTCCGGCGACATCTTGGTCGTCGCCGGCCCGCAAGAAAAAATTATTTCTTTTGAAAACTGGAGCTTGCAGGGAGAAGCTTAA